The nucleotide sequence CCTGCCGCGGCCCGAGACGGAGGGGCTGGTCGAGGCCGTCCTTCGCGCGCTCCATGCCGACCGGGGCCGCCTCCTCGAGCTGGGCTCCGGAACGGGCGCGATCGCGATCGCGATCCTGCACGCCCTTCCCGAGTGGACCGGCGAGGCCGTGGACCGCTCCCCCCAGGCGGTGCGCCTGGCGAAGAAGAATGCGGCCCGGAACGGGGTTGCCGGACGCTTGCGGGTTGTCGAAGGGAACTTTCGAGATGCCGGGACCCTTCGGGTCCCGGGACATGACTACGACCTGGTCGTATCGAACCCGCCGTACGTCCGCTCGGGGGAGATCCCGGGGCTGATGCCCGAGGTTCGGGACCACGACCCGATCGAGGCGCTGGACGGGGGACCCGACGGGCTCGACGCGCTGCGCGACCTGGCCCGCGGCATTCCGCTCTGGCTGCGCCCGGGAGGGCTGGTCGCGCTGGAGATCG is from Candidatus Binatia bacterium and encodes:
- the prmC gene encoding peptide chain release factor N(5)-glutamine methyltransferase, giving the protein MRAGIRLSRAGKTARRAGTTRAEALASLTRRFERAGIDSPEHDAEAILLRALQVSRADLWTEPNAPLTEEEAEDLTALAERRSAREPLQLLLGTTPFCSATLDLEPGVFLPRPETEGLVEAVLRALHADRGRLLELGSGTGAIAIAILHALPEWTGEAVDRSPQAVRLAKKNAARNGVAGRLRVVEGNFRDAGTLRVPGHDYDLVVSNPPYVRSGEIPGLMPEVRDHDPIEALDGGPDGLDALRDLARGIPLWLRPGGLVALEIAADQADDSQELMRPHLEEMRVLPDLAGRPRVLLGTRRR